From Streptomyces sp. TLI_235, a single genomic window includes:
- a CDS encoding RimK-like ATP-grasp domain-containing protein produces MITAVGLGADPTLSHFAETAGGLGARVTLVDLGDQAEGRWRLGLPPDRSSWVSAQGVEFALDPDAAVYCRLIDLGAQLPGRAVEWHTVTEAWSAWLELAPGRVVNRPGHPGDNSCKPLHEELLARQGFAVPPSVTTSSARLLRDFAGQGPCVAKPLSGQRADCRVIGPADLDRYDERSGPVHLQRWVAGTDVRVHVVGDRAIAQAVSSESVDYRTDRRATYRRIDLDTELERALVAGTAAAGLAFAGWDLRLGDDTAWVFEVNPMPGYSHYDVRVDGEITRALVAFLTEGDNR; encoded by the coding sequence GTGATCACCGCCGTCGGCCTCGGTGCCGATCCCACGCTGAGCCACTTCGCGGAGACCGCGGGCGGGCTCGGTGCCCGGGTGACCCTCGTCGACCTCGGCGACCAGGCGGAGGGGCGGTGGCGGCTCGGCCTGCCACCGGACCGCTCGTCCTGGGTGTCGGCCCAGGGCGTCGAGTTCGCCCTCGACCCCGACGCCGCCGTCTACTGCCGGCTGATCGACCTCGGCGCGCAGCTGCCGGGCCGGGCCGTGGAGTGGCACACCGTCACCGAGGCCTGGAGCGCCTGGCTCGAACTCGCTCCCGGACGGGTCGTGAACCGTCCCGGCCATCCGGGCGACAACTCGTGCAAGCCGCTGCACGAGGAACTGCTCGCCCGGCAGGGCTTCGCCGTACCGCCGAGCGTGACCACGTCGTCGGCGCGGCTGCTGCGGGACTTCGCCGGGCAAGGCCCCTGTGTCGCCAAGCCGCTGAGCGGTCAGCGGGCGGACTGCCGGGTGATCGGCCCGGCGGATCTCGACCGGTACGACGAGCGCAGCGGCCCCGTCCATCTGCAGCGCTGGGTCGCCGGCACGGATGTGCGGGTGCACGTGGTCGGCGACCGGGCGATCGCCCAGGCCGTGAGCTCGGAGAGCGTGGACTACCGCACCGACCGGCGGGCGACCTACCGGCGGATCGACCTCGACACGGAACTCGAGCGCGCCCTCGTGGCGGGGACCGCCGCCGCCGGTCTCGCCTTCGCGGGCTGGGACCTGCGCCTGGGCGACGACACGGCATGGGTCTTCGAGGTGAATCCGATGCCCGGGTACAGCCACTACGACGTCCGGGTGGACGGCGAGATCACCCGGGCCCTGGTCGCATTCCTGACCGAGGGAGACAACCGATGA
- a CDS encoding malate dehydrogenase (oxaloacetate-decarboxylating): MTDLATPVDPIVPFLEPVFDLHRGGKLETRSTVPLRDADDLSLAYTPGVARVCTAIAERPELAHEFTWAANTVAVVSDGTAVLGLGDIGPSAALPVMEGKALLFKEFAGVDAVPICLDTTDTEALIATVRHLAPSFGGINLEDISAPRCFEIEARLRAELDIPVFQDDQHGTAVVTLAALRNAAEVTGRPLSALRAVVAGAGASGVAVTRILLAAGIGDIAVGDSKGMLHPARTDLNPVKAALAADTNRAGHRGSIEGALRGADVFIGLSGATVAESAVASMAPGAIVFALSNPTPEIEPAAARRYAAVVATGRSDHPNQINNVLAFPGIFRGALDVRARTVTEGMKLAAAAAIAEVVAGELSAERIVPSPFDPRVAPAVAAAVAAEARAAGVARR, encoded by the coding sequence ATGACCGACCTCGCCACGCCCGTCGACCCGATCGTGCCGTTCCTGGAGCCGGTCTTCGACCTGCACCGCGGCGGCAAGCTGGAGACCCGCTCGACCGTGCCGCTGCGCGACGCCGACGACCTGTCGCTCGCCTACACCCCCGGGGTCGCCCGGGTCTGCACCGCGATCGCCGAACGCCCGGAGCTGGCCCACGAGTTCACCTGGGCGGCGAACACCGTCGCGGTGGTCAGCGACGGCACCGCCGTGCTGGGCCTGGGCGACATCGGCCCGTCCGCGGCCCTGCCGGTGATGGAGGGCAAGGCGCTGCTCTTCAAGGAGTTCGCCGGGGTCGACGCGGTGCCGATCTGCCTGGACACCACCGACACCGAGGCGCTGATCGCCACCGTGCGGCACCTCGCGCCGAGCTTCGGCGGCATCAACCTGGAGGACATCTCCGCGCCGCGCTGCTTCGAGATCGAGGCGCGGCTCCGCGCCGAACTGGACATTCCGGTCTTCCAAGACGACCAGCACGGCACCGCCGTGGTCACCCTGGCCGCACTGCGCAACGCGGCCGAGGTCACCGGGCGCCCGCTCTCCGCGCTGCGGGCCGTGGTGGCGGGGGCCGGCGCCTCGGGCGTGGCGGTCACCCGGATCCTGCTGGCCGCGGGGATCGGGGACATCGCGGTGGGCGACAGCAAGGGCATGCTGCACCCGGCGCGGACGGACCTCAACCCGGTGAAGGCGGCCCTGGCGGCCGACACCAACCGGGCCGGCCACCGCGGTTCGATCGAGGGGGCGCTGCGCGGCGCGGACGTGTTCATCGGGCTGTCCGGGGCGACGGTCGCGGAGTCGGCGGTGGCGTCGATGGCCCCGGGCGCGATCGTCTTCGCGCTCTCCAACCCGACGCCTGAGATCGAGCCCGCGGCGGCCCGGCGGTACGCCGCGGTGGTGGCGACCGGCCGCAGCGACCACCCCAACCAGATCAACAACGTGCTGGCCTTCCCCGGGATCTTCCGCGGCGCGCTGGACGTCCGGGCCCGGACGGTCACCGAGGGCATGAAGCTGGCGGCGGCCGCCGCCATCGCGGAGGTGGTCGCGGGCGAGCTGTCGGCCGAGCGGATCGTGCCGAGCCCGTTCGACCCGCGGGTGGCACCCGCGGTGGCCGCCGCGGTGGCGGCCGAGGCCCGGGCGGCCGGCGTGGCCCGCCGCTGA
- a CDS encoding A-factor biosynthesis hotdog protein has protein sequence MTTAPLAPVETTRHPAEAVPLSYATTLDRGLVHRDAVSEVFVTDLRGEEDGHYSAAAQLPRSHAYYGDHLLRPGTHDPVLLLEAARQATLAGAHMFHGVPADHKFILTFLRIHLIRPQLLTIGDSPLDLVLKVTVTDRRTREGRVTGLDHRVDLTVDGTVIGWAGVGLRFRDPAGYREMRLRNRDGAELPSTAMLPPQTGGAGEPAVPAAPHLVGRADPRNVVLLDPVLADGAATAVLRIPAGNPSMFDHPQDHLPGMVLAEAARQLALFTALDTRGLSAAKTFPVDLSVTFARFGELEPQTVLTATLGEEKPLGAEAGEHAYYTQGGPLDLDEAEPGTAVTQLPVVVDARQQGESIARFVLSLARIRG, from the coding sequence ATGACCACCGCACCGCTCGCCCCCGTGGAGACCACCAGGCACCCGGCCGAGGCCGTCCCGCTCTCGTACGCCACGACCCTGGACCGCGGGCTGGTCCACCGGGACGCCGTCAGCGAGGTGTTCGTCACCGACCTGCGCGGCGAGGAGGACGGCCACTACAGCGCGGCGGCGCAGCTGCCCCGCTCGCACGCCTACTACGGCGACCACCTGCTCCGCCCGGGCACCCACGACCCGGTGCTGCTGCTGGAGGCGGCCCGGCAGGCCACCCTGGCGGGGGCGCACATGTTCCACGGCGTCCCGGCCGACCACAAGTTCATCCTGACCTTCCTGCGGATCCACCTGATCCGGCCGCAGCTGCTCACCATCGGCGACAGCCCGCTCGACCTGGTGCTCAAGGTGACGGTCACGGACCGCCGGACCCGCGAGGGCCGGGTGACCGGGCTCGACCACCGCGTCGACCTCACCGTGGACGGCACCGTGATCGGCTGGGCCGGGGTCGGCCTGCGCTTCCGCGACCCGGCCGGCTACCGGGAGATGCGCCTGCGCAACCGCGACGGCGCCGAGCTGCCCAGCACCGCGATGCTGCCGCCGCAGACCGGCGGCGCCGGCGAGCCGGCCGTCCCGGCCGCGCCGCACCTGGTCGGCCGGGCCGACCCGCGCAACGTGGTGCTGCTCGACCCGGTGCTCGCCGACGGCGCCGCCACCGCCGTGCTGCGGATACCCGCCGGCAACCCCAGCATGTTCGACCACCCGCAGGACCACCTGCCGGGAATGGTGCTCGCCGAGGCCGCCCGCCAGCTCGCCCTGTTCACCGCCCTGGACACCCGCGGGCTGTCCGCCGCCAAGACCTTCCCGGTCGACCTGTCGGTCACCTTCGCCCGGTTCGGCGAGCTCGAGCCGCAGACCGTGCTCACCGCGACGCTCGGCGAGGAGAAGCCCCTCGGCGCCGAGGCCGGCGAGCACGCCTACTACACCCAGGGCGGCCCGCTCGACCTCGACGAGGCCGAGCCGGGCACCGCGGTGACCCAGCTGCCGGTGGTGGTGGACGCCCGCCAGCAGGGGGAGTCGATCGCCCGGTTCGTCCTCTCGCTCGCCCGCATCCGCGGCTAG
- a CDS encoding 2-polyprenyl-6-methoxyphenol hydroxylase-like FAD-dependent oxidoreductase, with amino-acid sequence MPETGITASDVDVLVVGGGPTGMLAACELLRRGVRVRIVDRAPTAARLPKALLLWPRTLDVLDDLGVLDAVRAASVRIGAFRYFSDRQPLGTFAFTDDLAPVCLPQSATERVIEDRLHDLGGKVERGVRLLCFDNLDFSGRIEATDGVTAVLEHGDGRIERTRVPFVIGADGAGSAVRGQIGTGFLGSTYETAFALVDAPIEGELPTDQALYYQSPKGALVVVALPDGIWRFFSSLPPGREVGVAMMQEIVDERGPQGVRIGEPVWQSVFRVHARHAGDFRLGRVFLAGDAAHVHSPAGGQGLNTGLQDAHNLVWKLAAVIHGEAPATLLDSYGPERSAVARRVVRDTDLQTRAWLVDGPAEVLLRDAAFRLGDRTGLLSRLYGPVMAGRRLAYPPVRGTQEPSGLTGCLVRGRLPGGLRPGAALPRPLAVAAGLAGPGAEPAGWALATVDGPAGWAGAVDRLTTGRRGLRTLRIPAAAASRHTGCRRSGYYLVRPDGHIAAHGHTRDLDRLAAELTAHLGPVDHR; translated from the coding sequence GTGCCAGAGACAGGGATCACCGCATCAGACGTCGACGTCCTCGTGGTCGGGGGCGGTCCGACCGGCATGCTCGCCGCGTGCGAACTGCTGCGCCGCGGCGTCCGCGTACGGATCGTCGACCGGGCCCCCACCGCCGCCCGACTGCCCAAGGCGCTGCTGCTCTGGCCGCGCACCCTGGACGTGCTGGACGACCTCGGCGTGCTGGACGCCGTGCGCGCGGCCTCCGTCCGGATCGGCGCCTTCCGCTACTTCTCCGACCGGCAGCCGCTCGGCACCTTCGCCTTCACCGACGACCTCGCCCCGGTCTGCCTGCCGCAGAGCGCGACCGAGCGCGTCATCGAGGACCGGCTGCACGACCTGGGCGGCAAGGTCGAGCGCGGCGTCCGCCTGCTCTGCTTCGACAACCTCGACTTCTCCGGCCGGATCGAGGCCACCGACGGCGTCACCGCCGTCCTGGAGCACGGCGACGGCCGGATCGAGCGCACCCGGGTGCCGTTCGTGATCGGCGCCGACGGCGCGGGCAGCGCGGTCCGCGGCCAGATCGGCACCGGCTTCCTCGGCAGCACCTACGAGACGGCCTTCGCCCTGGTGGACGCCCCGATCGAGGGCGAACTCCCGACCGACCAGGCGCTCTACTACCAGTCCCCGAAGGGCGCCCTGGTGGTCGTCGCACTGCCCGACGGCATCTGGCGCTTCTTCTCCAGCCTGCCGCCGGGCCGGGAGGTCGGGGTGGCGATGATGCAGGAGATCGTCGACGAGCGCGGCCCGCAGGGCGTCCGGATCGGCGAACCGGTCTGGCAGAGCGTCTTCCGGGTGCACGCCCGGCACGCCGGCGACTTCCGGCTCGGCCGGGTCTTCCTCGCCGGCGACGCCGCCCACGTGCACAGCCCGGCCGGCGGCCAGGGCCTCAACACCGGCCTGCAGGACGCCCACAACCTCGTCTGGAAGCTCGCCGCGGTGATCCACGGCGAGGCGCCCGCCACGCTGCTCGACAGCTACGGCCCGGAGCGTTCGGCGGTCGCCCGCCGGGTCGTCCGGGACACCGACCTCCAGACCCGCGCCTGGCTGGTCGACGGCCCGGCCGAAGTCCTGCTCCGGGACGCCGCGTTCCGGCTCGGCGACCGCACCGGCCTGCTGTCGCGCCTGTACGGCCCGGTGATGGCGGGCCGCCGGCTCGCCTACCCGCCGGTGCGCGGGACCCAGGAACCATCCGGGCTCACCGGCTGCCTGGTCCGCGGGCGGCTGCCCGGCGGGCTGCGGCCCGGCGCCGCCCTGCCCCGCCCGCTGGCCGTCGCGGCCGGCCTCGCCGGGCCCGGTGCGGAGCCGGCCGGCTGGGCGCTCGCCACCGTCGACGGCCCGGCCGGCTGGGCGGGAGCGGTGGACCGGCTCACCACCGGACGCCGCGGGCTGCGCACCCTCCGCATCCCCGCCGCGGCCGCCTCCCGGCACACCGGCTGCCGCCGGTCCGGCTACTACCTCGTCCGCCCCGACGGGCACATCGCCGCCCACGGCCACACCCGCGACCTCGACCGCCTCGCCGCCGAACTCACCGCCCACCTCGGCCCGGTCGACCACCGCTGA
- a CDS encoding aryl-alcohol dehydrogenase-like predicted oxidoreductase yields MRTRQLGSTGFTVGAIGLGCMGMSFAYSRTRRDDAESIRVIHRAIDLGVTLIDTADVYGPHTNEELVGRALRDRRDEVVLASKAGLVVRDGEILPDGRPEHLRAAAEGSLHRLGVDRIDLYQLHRVDPAVPVEESWGVLAELVREGKVGAIGLSEATVGQLDAAHAIHPVATVQSELSLWSQDQLDEVVPWAARHGAGFIAYSPLGRAFLTGAITSAAQLEGDDWRQGNPRFQPDAVDANQRLAEGVAEVAARHGATPSQVALAWVLAQGEHVVPIPGTKRLAYLEENARGGDLGLTAEDLAELTRLGATAVGTRY; encoded by the coding sequence ATGCGCACACGACAGTTGGGCAGCACCGGATTCACCGTCGGCGCGATCGGCCTCGGCTGCATGGGCATGAGCTTCGCGTACAGCCGGACCCGCCGCGACGACGCCGAGTCGATCCGGGTGATCCACCGGGCGATCGACCTCGGCGTCACCCTGATCGACACCGCGGACGTCTACGGCCCGCACACCAACGAGGAGTTGGTCGGCCGGGCGCTGCGCGACCGGCGCGACGAGGTCGTGCTGGCCAGCAAGGCCGGCCTGGTCGTCCGGGACGGCGAGATCCTCCCCGACGGCCGCCCCGAGCACCTGCGCGCCGCCGCCGAGGGCTCGCTGCACCGGCTCGGCGTCGACCGGATCGACCTCTACCAACTGCACCGGGTCGACCCGGCCGTCCCGGTCGAGGAGTCCTGGGGTGTGCTCGCCGAGCTCGTCCGGGAGGGCAAGGTCGGTGCGATCGGCCTCTCCGAGGCGACCGTCGGGCAGCTCGACGCCGCGCACGCGATCCACCCGGTGGCCACCGTGCAGAGCGAGCTCTCGCTGTGGAGCCAGGACCAGCTCGACGAGGTGGTGCCCTGGGCGGCCCGCCACGGCGCCGGCTTCATCGCCTACTCGCCGCTCGGCCGGGCCTTCCTGACCGGCGCCATCACCTCGGCCGCCCAGTTGGAGGGCGACGACTGGCGGCAGGGCAACCCGCGCTTCCAGCCGGACGCCGTCGACGCCAACCAGAGGCTCGCCGAGGGCGTGGCCGAGGTCGCCGCCCGCCACGGCGCCACGCCCTCCCAGGTCGCCCTGGCCTGGGTGCTGGCGCAGGGCGAGCACGTGGTGCCGATCCCCGGTACCAAGCGGCTCGCCTACCTGGAGGAGAACGCCCGCGGCGGCGACCTCGGGCTCACCGCCGAGGACCTCGCGGAGCTGACCCGGCTCGGCGCCACCGCCGTCGGCACCCGGTACTGA
- a CDS encoding HAD superfamily hydrolase (TIGR01490 family), with the protein MPGTAAFFDVDETLVRVKSMFHFLEFYLHRRGEPEGTFRRLTADLRAAAAAGTPRQVVNRAYYRLYAGESVERLAAAGEAWFERYVEQDLFVAETVEAAARHREAGDTLVLVSGSFFPCLDPIAAQLRADWTFGTRPVVRGGRLTGEVVVPVIGAVKGRVASAVAGVRGLDLAHCSAYGDHSSDIPLLAAVGRPVAVGDDPVLTAHAELAGWRRLVPAEPVRAAL; encoded by the coding sequence ATGCCCGGCACCGCCGCTTTCTTCGACGTGGACGAGACCCTCGTCCGGGTCAAGAGCATGTTCCACTTCCTGGAGTTCTACCTGCACCGCCGCGGTGAGCCGGAGGGCACCTTCCGGCGGCTCACCGCCGACCTCAGGGCCGCCGCCGCGGCGGGCACGCCCCGACAGGTCGTCAACCGGGCCTACTACCGGCTCTACGCCGGGGAGAGCGTCGAGCGGCTCGCCGCGGCCGGCGAGGCCTGGTTCGAGCGGTACGTCGAGCAGGACCTGTTCGTCGCCGAGACGGTCGAGGCGGCGGCCCGCCACCGCGAGGCCGGGGACACCCTCGTCCTGGTGTCCGGCTCGTTCTTCCCCTGCCTCGACCCGATCGCGGCCCAGCTGCGGGCGGACTGGACCTTCGGCACCCGGCCGGTGGTCCGCGGCGGCCGGCTCACCGGCGAGGTGGTCGTCCCGGTGATCGGCGCGGTCAAGGGCCGGGTGGCCTCCGCGGTCGCGGGCGTCCGCGGCCTGGACCTCGCCCACTGCTCGGCCTACGGGGACCACTCCAGCGACATCCCGCTGCTGGCCGCGGTGGGCCGGCCGGTGGCGGTCGGCGACGACCCGGTGCTCACCGCGCACGCCGAACTCGCCGGCTGGCGGCGGCTGGTGCCCGCCGAGCCGGTCCGGGCGGCGCTCTGA
- a CDS encoding pentapeptide repeat protein gives MTENDPPALRPNLLALRPDLTSSTLAGAEAAHSLVSESNFFNSLFHSCNLQGITFESSELDGSLFEGCSFRGVELRNCDLDGLIVNGVRVGALLRAFLAPEGAVHVDG, from the coding sequence ATGACGGAGAACGATCCGCCTGCGCTCCGGCCCAACCTGCTCGCTCTTCGGCCCGATCTCACCAGTTCGACGTTGGCGGGGGCCGAAGCCGCCCACTCGCTCGTCAGCGAGTCCAACTTCTTCAACTCGCTGTTCCACAGCTGCAACCTGCAGGGGATCACCTTCGAGTCCTCCGAGCTCGACGGTTCGCTGTTCGAAGGCTGCTCCTTCCGGGGAGTCGAGCTCCGCAACTGCGACCTCGACGGCCTGATCGTCAACGGCGTCCGGGTCGGGGCGCTGCTCCGCGCCTTCCTCGCTCCGGAAGGGGCCGTTCATGTCGACGGATGA
- a CDS encoding LPS sulfotransferase NodH has product MGYVVATSPRSGSWLLCELLGSTGIAGRPGEYGAREDAATWRGHYGYSSHAEYFFRFAALMTTANGVFGAKLMWPQWSSLGRDARRYLGREPEAFTLLDSLAGPLRMLRLRRLDTVRQAVSLARAQQTGQWSLRHGEIPRGEAGTYDAEAVRAAHAALQWQNAEWDRELRRLAVPVLDLEYEALAADPEGTLRAVLEFLELPYRGRFRPPTLRRQADARTEDWVSRARADLARTADGSRMTEVDC; this is encoded by the coding sequence GTGGGATACGTGGTGGCGACAAGTCCGCGGAGCGGCAGTTGGCTGCTCTGCGAACTGCTCGGGAGCACCGGAATCGCGGGCCGCCCCGGCGAGTACGGGGCGCGGGAGGATGCGGCGACCTGGCGCGGCCATTACGGGTACTCGAGTCACGCCGAGTACTTCTTCCGGTTTGCGGCTCTCATGACGACGGCCAACGGTGTGTTCGGGGCGAAGCTGATGTGGCCCCAGTGGTCGTCCCTCGGCAGAGACGCCCGGCGCTACCTCGGCCGCGAACCGGAGGCGTTCACGCTGCTCGATTCGCTGGCCGGGCCGCTGCGGATGCTGCGTCTGCGCCGGCTGGACACGGTACGGCAGGCCGTGTCGCTGGCCCGCGCGCAGCAGACCGGCCAGTGGTCGCTGCGGCACGGGGAGATTCCTCGCGGCGAGGCCGGTACCTACGACGCCGAGGCCGTGCGAGCGGCGCATGCCGCCCTCCAGTGGCAGAACGCCGAGTGGGACCGCGAGCTGCGCAGGCTGGCCGTACCGGTGCTGGACCTGGAGTACGAGGCTCTGGCCGCCGATCCCGAAGGCACGCTCCGCGCCGTACTGGAGTTCCTCGAGCTGCCGTACCGCGGGCGATTCCGGCCGCCGACGCTGCGGCGCCAGGCCGACGCCCGCACGGAGGACTGGGTCAGCCGGGCGCGGGCCGATCTGGCGCGAACGGCCGACGGAAGCAGGATGACCGAAGTCGATTGCTGA
- a CDS encoding phenylacetate-CoA ligase — translation MSLQTGGSAAAAAQPTAPQVRALLDRAVGFPGLAEKYRGAAAGRAADLRVLDPLSADELREAVWSGVRGGLAKDRGAVLYLGGGTTAKPSATLVPSCLFAGDILRSWAPLGPGDVLLNLSRGTRLWPVHDLCNALAALSGCSAIPYGTPDGDDLARLLDFATECGATALAADTPTLRALLEHCRHTGRRLDWLRSLLWIGVGLDGATARLIAEVLPHTAVWGLYGSVETWAVACNGPRCARDVFHPLPHQYVELVDGEILVSTLHELAVTPLLRYRTGDTGEFADCPCGAPEPGLRVLGRSADVLGFRGARFGRAELVALAASVEEVAEAGAEVLDAGLPTERLRLSVRTVPGAPADRYLCDWVRECVLARHLTLRQAVAGAPDALEVVALLTAT, via the coding sequence ATGTCACTGCAGACGGGGGGATCCGCGGCAGCGGCGGCCCAGCCGACCGCACCGCAGGTCCGGGCGCTCCTGGACCGGGCCGTCGGCTTTCCCGGCCTCGCGGAGAAGTACCGGGGCGCGGCCGCCGGCCGCGCCGCCGACCTCCGCGTCCTCGACCCGCTCTCCGCCGACGAACTCCGCGAGGCCGTCTGGTCCGGCGTCCGCGGCGGACTCGCCAAGGATCGCGGTGCCGTGCTCTACCTGGGCGGCGGGACCACCGCCAAGCCCTCCGCCACCCTCGTGCCGAGCTGCCTGTTCGCCGGGGACATCCTCCGGTCCTGGGCCCCGCTCGGCCCCGGCGACGTCCTGCTCAACCTCTCCCGCGGCACCCGGCTCTGGCCGGTGCACGACCTCTGCAACGCCCTCGCCGCACTCTCCGGCTGCTCCGCCATCCCCTACGGCACCCCGGACGGCGACGACCTCGCCCGGCTCCTCGACTTCGCCACCGAGTGCGGCGCCACCGCCCTCGCCGCGGACACCCCCACCCTGCGCGCCCTGCTCGAACACTGCCGGCACACCGGCCGCCGCCTGGACTGGCTGCGCAGCCTGCTCTGGATCGGCGTCGGACTCGACGGCGCCACCGCCCGACTGATCGCCGAGGTCCTCCCGCACACCGCGGTCTGGGGCCTGTACGGCTCGGTCGAGACCTGGGCGGTCGCCTGCAACGGGCCGCGCTGCGCCCGCGACGTCTTCCACCCGCTGCCGCACCAGTACGTGGAGCTGGTGGACGGCGAGATCCTGGTCAGCACCCTGCACGAGCTCGCCGTGACCCCGCTGCTCCGCTACCGCACCGGCGACACCGGCGAGTTCGCGGACTGCCCGTGCGGTGCTCCGGAGCCCGGACTGCGCGTCCTCGGCCGCTCGGCGGACGTGCTGGGCTTCCGCGGCGCCCGCTTCGGCCGCGCCGAACTCGTCGCGCTGGCCGCCTCGGTGGAGGAGGTCGCGGAGGCCGGGGCCGAGGTGCTCGACGCCGGGCTGCCCACCGAGCGGCTGCGGCTCTCCGTCCGGACCGTCCCGGGCGCGCCGGCCGACCGGTACCTGTGCGACTGGGTCCGCGAGTGCGTCCTCGCCCGGCACCTGACCCTCCGCCAGGCCGTCGCCGGCGCGCCGGACGCGCTGGAGGTGGTGGCACTGCTGACCGCCACCTGA
- a CDS encoding EmrB/QacA subfamily drug resistance transporter — MSVLAEQGLAAPRENRAPGGLPILLAVALASVMLPLTVTGPAVALPALATDLGAGVGAAQWVQNAYGVTFAACLLAAGGLADRFGRRRVLLVGVQVFVAMSLVCALVPNIVLVDVARALQGVGAAGVLTSGAAILAAAFDGPARARAFGVLGASFGFGLALGPLVAGALVASVGWRAVFLLNVVLGLVVLTLVPRLPESRDPAARRVDWGGLVTFSGGLALLALYFVEGPEQGWAGAAAIGSLLGSALCMLLFVLVELRVERPMFDLSLFRRPTFVVVVCQPFTITFGFVVLLVYLPQYLQGAGGRSATEAGALLLPLTLPVLALPLVAGRIAARLPLRVMLAASSALIAAGSLWLVVLRPDAGWVQLAAPLAVFGIGVGSAFGVMDNAAVSVVPVERSGMASGIFNTMRITGESVAIAGAGALLAGLSAAGLHGRVPGLDAAGERALAGGAVQGRLDEQLGALPSGARGAAADALTSAMHTGFVVLAALALIGAVTTYAVVRDRELAGPS, encoded by the coding sequence ATGAGCGTCCTGGCGGAGCAGGGCCTGGCCGCACCGCGCGAGAACCGCGCGCCCGGCGGGCTGCCGATCCTGCTGGCGGTCGCGCTGGCCAGCGTGATGCTGCCGCTCACCGTCACCGGCCCGGCCGTGGCGCTGCCGGCGCTGGCGACCGATCTGGGGGCCGGGGTCGGCGCCGCGCAGTGGGTGCAGAACGCGTACGGCGTCACCTTCGCGGCTTGCCTGCTGGCGGCCGGCGGGCTCGCCGACCGGTTCGGCCGCCGGCGGGTCCTGCTGGTCGGCGTCCAGGTGTTCGTGGCGATGTCACTGGTCTGCGCCCTGGTGCCGAACATCGTGCTGGTCGACGTCGCCCGGGCACTGCAGGGCGTCGGCGCGGCCGGCGTGCTGACCAGCGGCGCGGCGATCCTCGCCGCCGCCTTCGACGGGCCCGCGCGGGCCAGGGCCTTCGGAGTGCTCGGCGCCTCCTTCGGCTTCGGGCTGGCGCTCGGCCCGCTGGTCGCCGGCGCGCTGGTCGCCTCGGTCGGCTGGCGGGCGGTGTTCCTGCTGAACGTGGTGCTCGGCCTGGTCGTGCTGACCCTGGTGCCGAGGCTGCCCGAGTCCCGCGACCCGGCCGCCCGGCGGGTCGACTGGGGCGGCCTGGTGACCTTCAGCGGCGGCCTGGCCCTGCTGGCGCTGTACTTCGTCGAAGGGCCGGAGCAGGGCTGGGCGGGCGCCGCGGCGATCGGCTCGCTGCTCGGCTCGGCGCTCTGCATGCTGCTCTTCGTGCTGGTCGAACTCCGGGTCGAGCGACCGATGTTCGATCTGTCGCTGTTCCGCCGGCCGACCTTCGTGGTGGTGGTCTGCCAGCCGTTCACCATCACCTTCGGCTTCGTGGTGCTGCTGGTCTACCTGCCGCAGTACCTGCAGGGCGCCGGCGGCCGCAGCGCCACCGAGGCGGGCGCGCTGCTGCTGCCGCTCACCCTCCCGGTGCTGGCACTGCCGCTGGTCGCCGGCCGGATCGCCGCCCGGCTGCCGCTGCGGGTGATGCTCGCCGCCAGCTCCGCGCTGATCGCCGCCGGGTCGCTCTGGCTCGTGGTGCTCCGCCCGGACGCCGGATGGGTCCAACTGGCCGCGCCGCTCGCGGTGTTCGGCATCGGCGTGGGCAGCGCCTTCGGCGTGATGGACAACGCCGCGGTGAGCGTCGTGCCGGTCGAGCGCTCCGGCATGGCCTCCGGCATCTTCAACACCATGCGCATCACCGGCGAGTCGGTCGCCATCGCCGGCGCCGGCGCGCTGCTCGCGGGCCTCTCCGCCGCCGGACTGCACGGGCGGGTGCCCGGGCTGGACGCGGCGGGCGAGCGCGCCCTGGCCGGCGGAGCCGTCCAGGGCCGGCTGGACGAACAGCTCGGTGCCCTGCCGTCCGGGGCCCGCGGCGCCGCCGCCGACGCGCTCACCTCGGCGATGCACACCGGCTTCGTCGTCCTCGCCGCGCTGGCGCTGATCGGCGCGGTCACCACCTACGCGGTGGTCCGCGACCGGGAGCTGGCCGGCCCCTCCTGA